The genomic DNA GCCGGATCGGTATCCACGTCCACCTCATGCAGGACAAAGGAAAAATCGCGCCGGAGCGGCTCCAGCGCGATTTTCATGTCCTCGCACAGATGGCAGTAGCTTCTGCCATACAGTGTGAGATCGGCCATGATGGCTGCGCCGGTCAGCGCGAGGACATCGTGCCCGGCCGCAAGGTGAGCACCTGGGTGGCATCCCCACGGCGCACGAACACCGCGGCGATCTTGGCCTTGTCGAGTCCCTTGACCAGTTCGTTGAACTGCTTCGGGCTGGTCACATCGCTGTCGCCCAGGCGCAGGATGATGTCGCCCGGGCGAATGCCGGCGCGCATCGCCGGCCCATCCGCCTGCTCGACCTCGACCCCCGACTTGATCTTGAGCTCTTTGAGCTTAGCGTCGGGAATCTCGTTGACGATCAGGCCAAGCGCATTGGGCTTGGCCGCCGGCGGGCTGCTTTCGTCGCGCTGGCTGTTGCCGCGGGTTTTCACCTTCGCATCCGCATCCAGCTCGGCCACGGTGATGGACACCTCGCGCGTCGCGCCCTTGCGCCAGAGTTGCAGCGGAACGCGCGTGCCCGGCTTGATGTCGCCGACCATGCGCGGCAGGTCCGACGCCTTCTCGATGTCGCGGCCGTTGAACTTGAGGATGATGTCGCCAGCCTCGATCCCGGCCTTCTCGGCAGGGCCACCGGGCTCGACGCTGCCGACCAGCGCGCCCCGGGCACGGCCCAGTCCGAGCGAATCGGCAACTTCCTTGGTCACGTCCCCGATCGCCACCGCGATGCGTCCGCGCGTGACCTTACCGGTCGCCTTGAGCTGCTCCGTGACCCGCAAGGCTTCATCGATCGGGATGGCGAAGGAGATGCCCATATACCCGCCGCTACGGCTGTAGATCTGCGAGTTGATGCCGATCACTTCGCCGCGCAGGTTGATCAGCGGGCCGCCGGAATTGCCGGGGTTGACCGCCACATCGGTCTGGATGAACGGAAGGTAGTCACCGGTATCGCGCCCCTTGGCGGAGACAATGCCGGCAGTCACGGTGTTATCGAGGCCAAAGGGAGAACCGATGGCCAGCACCCACTCGCCAGCGCGGACCTTGTCCGAGTCGCCAAGCGGCAGCTTGGGCAGGCCAGTCGCGTCAACCTTGAGCAAGGCGACATCGGTGCGCTTGTCCGAGCCGATCAGCTTGGCCTTGAACTCGCGCTTGTCAGGCAGCGTGACGTAGATGGTTTCGGCATCCGCGACCACGTGAGCATTAGTCATCACATAGCCATCCTGACTGATGACGAACCCCGATCCCACCCCGCGGCTCTGCTCCTCGCCCTGCGGCGGCTGGCCGCGGCGCGGGGCGCCCGGCGGCGTGGGTGCGCCAGGCATGGGCACACCAAAGAAACGGCGGAAGAACTCTGCCATTTCGTCGTCTTCGGTCCCGGGAGTGCCGCGCGAGCGCACGCGCTCGGTGGTACGGATGTTCACGACCGCCGGACCGGCCTTTTCAACCAGATCGGTGAAATCGGGCAGGTTATAGGACGGCGCGGCGGCCTGTGCGTGGCTCAGCTCGGCGGCAAAGGGCGCAAAGGCGAGAATGGCAGCCATGAGCACGGTCCGAGCCAAGGCTGGAGATCTTGGTGACATCGTCGACTCCTGGGAAATCAGCGAAAAGAGGAAGAAAGCACAGGCAGCAGGGTTGCCGGCCGGCGGCGCCCCAGAGGCGATGTTCACGCCTCCGGCAACGCCGCGATCCGGCTTAATGGGCCTTCGGTGGTTTGTATTCTACCGCCGAGGCAAACTGCCTCACTGTGGCCGGCGGGACTTCGCCCACCACCGTGATCCAGAAATCGGCTACGCGGCGTACCACGACCTGCGTGGCACCCAGCGAGGCGACGCCCTCGCGGCGCACGCGCTGCTCGGAAACCGGCTCGATAAACACCGACAGGCCGGTCAAGCCATCGCTGTAGACAATCTGGAGCACTTCGAAGACATTGCCGCGCGGATTGGCCTGCGGCGCGCGCAGCTCTCCCAGTGGGCGGCGAACCTCGCGGATCTTCAGGAACCCCTTGACCGGAACCGCGATGCTCCAGCCTTCGTCAGCAATATTGGCCGGATGGTTGGTCACCTCATAGTGCGTCCAGGAGCCTGAGTTCTTGATGGCCGTGAGAATGCGCTGCTTTTCCGACGGCACGCCAATATCGACTTGCGAGAAAGCCACCTGTTCCAGCACCTTGCCGCCCTCGCCCAGGGTCTGGGCACGCATCAGCAAGCCGGAATTCTTCTCCGCCCAGAGCCGCACAGCGTAGCGCGCTGCGTCATGCGGCTCGAGCGAGAAGACCTCGCACTCGACGCCAGCCACGCGCTCGGCCGGGAGCTTGCGCATATCGTAGATATCGAGCACATCGCTCTTGTTGGTGGCCAGCAGCGCCGGGAAACGATCCTTGGCCTCCTGCTTCTCCACCACCACCAGCTTGGCCTCGGGAATCAGGCTGTGGACGATGTCATTCTGGCGCAGCACTTCGCGCGGCTTGCCGTCGAGCGTCTCAAGCCGTTCGTACTCGTTGTTGACGAGATCGCTGTAGTGCTGGATGCGCGATGCATGCATCACGCTGCCGCGCTGATAAATCAGCGTGCCGACATAATTCTCGCGCTGGGCCGCGCGATGGATCTTGTTGAGCCAGGCCGTTGCGTCGCGACGGGCCAGCGTATTGTCCGGCGGCTGCGCAGTTGCCGCAGCCGCAGTCAGACACAAGGCCAGAAAAAAGGACCTGCGAAGGGCCCCAATTCTGTGTGCGCCCGCTACGTTGGCGGGCGACCATCCTTTATGCATGTCCGGCATTATTCCTGCGAATTGTCCTGAGAGAAGTTTGCGCTGTTAGCCACTTGGCGCATGGTCGGCACTACCGCATCGGTGGCAACCGAGACGCGGTGGGCACGAAGATATTCGTCCAGACGGGGATCGCGGATCATCTGCGCGTTGTCGGCGGAGACGGTCACGATGCCGCCAGCCTTTGGCGCTGCAGGTTGTTCGACACGCGCCACTACCGCATCCGGCGTGCCGAGGTCGGCGGCGCCACGCATCTGCGGCACGGCCACCCAGCTGACGGCGGCCACTGCGGCGGCAATCGCGGTGCTCGGCATGACGCGCCGCACCCACGACGGCTTGAACAGCAGGCGATGGGCCGACGACGCCTTGGCGACGGCAGGCACCAGCACATGCGGTTCGCTGCCCAGACGAGCGGAAAACCGGGAAAGAAAATCATCGGTCGAGCCGGCATGCGTCAGTTCTTCCGAACGCAGGGCATCGCCAATCAATTGATAAGAGGCCCAGCTTGCCATGCCTGCCTCGCTTTTCGCCAGGTCCAGCACTGCGTTTACTTCGTGCGGCGCCAGCTCGCCATCCATCAGCACGGAGATTTGCTCCGCTGCTTCCACTTCATGAACCGACTGCTTATGAGCCTGACCCATTTCCCACCCCTAGAAAAACCATTGAACAACCGACAATCCCGTCTACCGCTTTGTCGTTTTTCGATGCAGGAATAGGCTGCAACGCTGGCCGCACGACATTTTATTTACTGCTCACCACTACGTATAACTACCTACTACCACCGCTTGCCCTCTGCCGTTCCCAGCAGCGGGCGCAATTTATCGGCAATCGCCTCGCGCGCCCGGAAGATGCGTGACCGGACCGTGCCGATCGGGCAACCCATGGCTTCCGCGATCTCCTCGTAGCTGAGGCCCTCGATCTCGCGAAGGGTGATGGCGGTGCGCAATTCCTCGGGCAGTGCTTCCATTGCGCGGTTGACCGTCTCGGCCACCTGGCGGGTATGGAGCATCGACTCCGGCGTATTGATATCTCTTAGTTGCTCACCGTCCGCAAAAGTTTCAGCCTCTTCGGCATCGATATCACTGGAGGCTTCCGGCCGGCGTCCCTGGGTCGCCAGGTAGTTCTTCGCCGTGTTCACCGCAATCCGGTACAACCAGGTGTAGAACGCCGACTCACCGCGAAACTGCGGCAAGGCACGATACGCCTTGATAAAGGCATCTTGTGCCACATCCTCCACTTCCGCGGAATCCCGCACCAAACGCGAAATGAGCCTGATGATCTTGCGGTGGTACTTCACCACCAACAATTCAAAGGCCCGCTTATCGCCCTGCTGGACGCGTTCAACGAGGAGCTGATCGGCTTCGCGTTCGCTCACGAATATTTCACCTGCAGTGTATCTCTTGGTATCGTCTTCACGACAAACGTTGTATTTTACCTACGTTGCGGGCCGCACGGTCAGTGCGTTGCAACGCATATTGTGAAGAATGGTTGAAATGGTCGCGCATCAACCGGCCTCGTCGGTCGCCGGGACTTCGCGGCGCGCAACCCGGATGGTGCGCCTCAAGGCGCGCAAAGCGCTGGCGCCGGCAAATGCACGATTGACCACCAGCACACGCGGCGGCCGTCCGGCCACCGGTTCCAGGGCCAGCACGAGCGCCAGCTCGCCCAGTTCCCAGCTGGATTCCACCCGCGCTATCGCGCGGCGGCCGTCCGGCATATCGACCAGGATGCCCGGCCGGCCGGTGCGGTCCCGCCCTTGCGCCAGGCCGCCATACGTACAGGCGGCACCGCGCCAGAGCGTGGGCCAATGCCAGGCCAGCCAGCCGCACAACCCGGCTAGCCCCCTACCAACAGCCACTGCGTTGAATCCCAGCCTTGCGCCGAGCGCCCCAGCTCCTGCACGCCTTGCCGGGCCAGCAACGCGAACGTTGCCAGCTCGCAGGCCAGGAACAGCGCCAAGGCCCACCGCAAGGGATGGGCCCTGACCGAACGCAAAGGGAAGCCACCCGGCGGCCGCCGGGTTCAGGCGCGACGGAAGACAAGCGTGCCGTTGGTGCCGCCGAAGCCGAAGTTGTTTTTCACCGCCACGTCGATCTTCAGGTCACGTGCCGTATTGGCCACGTAATCCAGGTCGCACTCGGGATCCTGGTTGAAGATGTTGATGGTCGGCGGCGACACCTGGTGGTGCAGCGCCAGCACGGTGAAGACCGACTCAAGCCCGCCCGCGCCGCCCAGCAAGTGGCCGGTCATCGACTTGGTCGAATTGACCGCCAGCTTGTAGGCGTGATCGCCAAAGGCCAGCTTGATAGCCTCGGTCTCATTCTTGTCGCCAAGCGGAGTCGAGGTGCCGTGCGCATTCAGGTAGCCGACTTCGTCCGCATTGATGCCAGCGTCCCTGAGGGCGTTGGCCATGCAGCGGCGGGGACCGTCCATATTGGGCGCGGTCATGTGGTAAGCGTCGCCGCTCATGCCGAAGCCAATCAGCTCCGCATAGATCTTGGCGCCGCGAGCCTTGGCCGACTCGTACTCCTCGAGCATGACCACACCGGCGCCCTCGCCCAGCACGAAGCCATCGCGATCCTTGTCCCAGGGGCGGGAGGCGGCAGCGGGGTCATCGTTACGGGTCGACAGCGCGCGCGCGGCGGCGAAACCGCCAATGCCCAGCGGCGAGACGGTGGATTCAGCGCCACCGGCCAGCATCACGTCGGCATCCCCCGCCTGGATCAGGCGGGCCGCCAGGCCAATGCTGTGCAGGCCGGTGGTGCAAGCCGTGACCGCGGCCAGGTTGGGGCCCTTGAGTCCATGGATGATGGACAGGTGGCCCGAGATCATGTTGATGATCGAGCCCGGCACGAAGAACGGGGAGATCCGACGCGGACCGCGATTGGTCAGCTCCGCGTGGGTATCCTCGATCATCGGCAGGCCGCCGATGCCCGATCCGACCAGCACGCCAATGCGGTCCGCATTGGCTTCGGTCACTTCGTAGCCGCTATCCTTCAGCGCTTGCGAACCCGCTGCGATGCCATAGTGGATAAAGGTATCCATATGGCGGGCTTCCTTGGCCGGGATGTAGTCCTCGGCATTGAACCCCTTGACTTCGCCGGCGAAGTGCACGGCAAGCGCGGAATGATCGAATTTGGTGACGGTGGCAATGCCAGACTTGCCGGCAACCAGGTTGGCCCAGCCTTCGGCAACCGTGTTTCCGACCGGAGACACAAGGCCAAGCCCAGTGACGACGACGCGACGACGGCTCACTATGATTTCCTACGGGTACGTGAAGCAAAACCGGATTGGGAATCGATGCCGGCCAACGGCCAGCAACTGGCTGCACCGATGCCGGCGCAACGCATCCAATTGTGCTTCTTCGAACAGACGAAAGCCACAGAAAACAGCGCGGCGGACCCATGGGTCCACGCGCCTGCCTTCTGTGGCTCGGAATTCAGATACGACAGGCTTAGGCCTTGACGTGTGCAGTGGCGTAATCGATTGCCTGTTGCACGGTCGTGATCTTCTCGGCTTCCTCATCAGGAATTTCCATGCCGAATTCATCTTCCAACGCCATCACCAGTTCAACCGTGTCGAGCGAGTCAGCGCCCAGATCGTTCACGAACGAGGATTCGGTCTTGATGTCTGCCTCGGCCACGCCGAGTTGCTCTGCCACGATTTTCTTGACGCGTTGTTCGATATTGTCCATGTAACCCTCCAGGGAAGTTCGACAAAAAGTGGGCGCATTTTAGCAGGTTTGGGCCATAAAAATGCCCCCTGCCTTCTCTTGCAAGAACAGCGCCCGATCAGTTTTAAAAATAACCACTTCACACAGCTTCTGCCGGCTTCTCCTCGAACCCGACGCTGCGCAAGGTGATCAATTCATGTACATGCCACCATTCACATGGAGCGTTGTACCAGTAATGTAGGCCGCCTGCGGACCTGCCAGGAAGGCCACCGCATGCGCGATGTCTTCCGGCTGGCCGAGCCGGCCCAACGGGATCTGCGTCTTCAGTGCCGCATGCTGCTCTTCCGACAGGACTTTGGTCATGTCGGTATCGATAAAGCCCGGCGCCACGCAATTGACGGTGACGTTGCGGCTGCCGATCTCACGCGCCAGCGCGCGGCTCATGCCTTCCACGCCGGCCTTGGCCGCCGCGTAATTCATCTGGCCCGGGTTGCCGGTCGAGCCGACCACTGAAGTGATGTTGATGATACGGCCACCGCGGGCCTTCATCATCGGGCGCAGCACGGCACGCGACAGGCGGAACACCGCCGTCATGTTGGTCTCGATCACCGCGCTCCAGTCCTCATCCTTCATGCGCATGGCGAGCTGGTCCTGGGTGATGCCGGCGTTGTTCACCAGCACGCCGAGGCTGCCATGCGTCTTGACCAGCTCGTCGATCAGCGCTTCGGAAGCCGCCCCATCATTGACGTTGAGCACGGCGCCGCGACCCTTGCCGCCGGCTGCCGCCAGGTACTCGCTGATCGCAGCGGCGCCCGCCTCGCTGGTGGCGGTACCTACCACAGTGGCGCCCTGGGCGGCCAGTTCCAGTGCGATGGCGCGGCCAATGCCGCGCGATGCGCCGGTCACCAGCGCGACCTGGTCTTCCAGAAATTTTGTCATTGCGTTGGTCCTTATTTACTTCAGCAGCGCCAGCGTTTCCTGCAGGGAGGCCGGATCGAAGATCGCCCCGCCCACCAGGTTGCCGTCGATACGCTTGGTCATGCCGGCCAGCACCTTGCCGGGGCCGCACTCGATCACATGGGTCACGCCTTGCGCAGCGATCTTCTGCACGCATTCGACCCAGCGCACCGGGGCTGCGGCCTGGCGGACCAGTGCGTCCTTGATGGCTTGCGGGTCGTTGACGATGGCGACATCGACGTTGTTCACCAGCGGAATCGACGGTGCGGCAAACGCCATGCCGGCCATGCGCTCACGCAGGCGGTCCGATGCGGGCTTGAGCAGCGATGAGTGGAACGGCGCCGACACCGGCAGCGGCAGCGCGCGCTTGGCGCCACGTGCCTTGGCCAGTTCGCAGGCCTTCTCCACGGCAGCCTTGTTGCCGGCGATCACCACCTGCGACGGGGCGTTGAAGTTCACGGCTTCCACCACGCCGGCACCGGTCGCGGACGCTTCAGCGCAAGCGGCGCGCACGTCATCGTCGGACAGGCCCAGGATGGCCGCCATGCCGCCCTCGCCCACCGGCACGGCTTCCTGCATGGCTTGTGCGCGAAAGCGCACCAACGGCACCGCGTCAGCGAAGGGGATCACCCCGGCCGCCACCAGCGCGGAATACTCACCCAGGCTGTGCCCCGCCACCACGGCCGGAGCCGGGCCGCCGGCGTCGAGCCAGGCACGGTAGATGGCCACCGCAGCGGTCAGCATCACCGGTTGCGTGTTGGTGGTGAGGCTCAGGTCCTCGGCCGGGCCTTCGGTGATCAGTCGGCCCAGGTCCTGCCCGAGCGCGGCGGATGCCTCGTCCAGCGTGGCGCGGACTACCGCATTGTCGGCAAAAGCATTGAGCATGCCGACTGCCTGCGAGCCTTGCCCTGGGAATACAAAGGAAAATTTCATCGCAATCGAATCGTAAAGATGAATAGCGCCAGGTCGGCGCAGCGGCATGACACCGCGGCGCCGGCCCGAATATTACATGCGTAGCAGTACCGCGCCCCAGGTGAAGCCGCCGCCGACGCCTTCCATCAGCACGTGATGCCCGGCGCCGATGCGGCCATCGCGCACCGCCACGTCAAGCGCCAGCGGGATCGAGGCAGCCGAGGTGTTGCCGTGCTCATGCACCGTAGCCACCATGCGCTCCGCAGGCAGGCCAAGCTTCCTGGCCGTGCTTTGCATGATGCGGATATTGGCCTGGTGCGGGATCAGCCAGTCGACCTTGTCCGCCGGGAACTGCGCGCCGGCGAGTGCTTCGCGCGCGACCTTGTCGAGCACGGTGACCGCCAGCTTGAACACCGCCTGGCCGTCCATGTGCAGGAATGGGTTGCCGGTGATATTGCCGCCGGAGACATTGCCCGGCACGCACAGGATATCCACATGGCTGCCGTCGGAGTGCATCGCCGACGACAGGATGCCGGGCTCCTCCGAGGCCGACAGCACGACCGCGCCGGCACCGTCGCCGAACAGCACGCAGGTGGTGCGGTCGTTGAAATCCAGGATGCGAGAGAACACTTCCGAGCCGATGACCAGCGCGTTGCGATGCGAGCCGCTGCGGATGAATTTCTCGGCCGTGGCCAGCGCGTAGACAAAGCCGGAACACACCGCCTGCAGGTCGAACGCCGCGCAGTGGTTGGTGATGCCAAGCTTTTGCTGCACCAGGCAGGCGGCGCTCGGGAAGACGAAATCGGGCGTGGACGTAGCGACGATGATCAGGTCGATGCTCTGGCGATCGATGCCGGCCGCCTCCAGCGCGCGCTCCGCTGCCTTGACCGCGAGGTCGCTGCTGGTGACATCCGGCTCTGCCCAATGGCGGGCAGAGATGCCACTGCGCGAAAAGATCCATTCGTCGCTGGTCTCGATGCCCTTCTCAGCCAGTTGCGCCGCGAGATCGTGGTTAGTGACACGCCGCGGAGGCAAATAGCTCCCGGTACCGATGATTTTTGCGTAGCTTGTCATGTAATGTCGGATCGATCGTGTGGCCACGGGTCGTTGCCCGTAGCATCTACATCAGGACCTCAGGCGGCGTGCGGGCTTGGACTGGAATCCTGGGCGCCTGACTGCGGGCCGGTAGCCGGGGTGCTGTTACCTGACTTGTTGGCGAAAGCCTGGATGGTGCGTTCGATCACACCATTCCTGGCCGCATCATACCCGCGTTTGATAGCCCACTCAAAAGCGTGGGCATCGGCGGAGCCGTGGCTCTTGATGACCAGTCCACGCAGCCCGAGCAGGGACGCGCCGTTGTAGCGCGCCGGGTCCAGGCGCCTGGACAGCCGCTTGAGCACCGGCAAGGCCAGCACTGCCAGCAATTTGGTGAACCACGAACGCGTGAATTCTTCCTTGATCATGTTGGCGATCATCTTGGCCAGCCCTTCGCTGCTCTTTAGCGCGACGTTGCCGACGAAGCCATCGCAAACCACGATATCGGTAGTGCCTTTGAAGATATCATTGCCCTCCACGTTGCCGTAGAAGTTGAGCTCCGATGCGCGCAGCAGTTCACCCGCGCGCTTCACCACGTCGTTGCCCTTGATCACTTCCTCGCCGATGTTCAGCAGGCCGACGCTGGGTCGCTCCTTGTGGTCCACCACCGCCACCATGGCCTCGGCCATGCGCGCGAACTGCAGCAGGTGCTCGGGCTCGCAGTCGGCATTGGCGCCGAGGTCGAGCACCGTGGTGCCCCAGCCCTGCTCGTTGGGAATGGTGGTGGCGATTGCCGGCCGCTCGATGCCTTCGAGCGTCTTGAGCACATAGCGCGACACCGCCATCAGGGCCCCGGTATTGCCAGCCGAGATGCACGCGCCAGCCAGCCCTTCCTTCACCTGGGTCACCGCCACGCGCATCGAGGAATCCTTCTTCCTGCGCAGTGCCACCTCAACGGGGTCATCCATGGTGATGACTTCGGACGCGGTCACAATGCGCACGCGCGGATGGTCGAGCGCGTGCAGCTTCTTGAGCTGCGGCTCGATGCTGTCCCGCAAGCCGACCAGCACCACTTCGGCGTCGCTATGGCTTGAGAGAAAACTGATCGCCGCCGGTACCGTCACGGAGACACCGTGATCGCCACCCATGCAGTCGATAGCTAGTTTGATCGTCATTGTTTCCTGGTGCAGAAGCGCTTGTCGGCGTGACTTGAAATCCTGGCTCCCGAGCCGGGCAGGCTTGTCCCTGACCGGCCGGTGGCAACCCGACGGCACTCCCGGAGCGCTCCACGGCAAGATCTGGCGCCGCCCTCGCCGCCGCGCATGGCGCGTAGCCATGCACTTCGCTTGAGCCGGCGGCGCAAATCGGCCTGATGGAAGCCTGCGCTACGGTTTGCGCTGCGAGCGCGCAACAAAAAAGCGGCAACGATTTTGCCGCTTTTTTGTTTTTGACCTACCAACGTGCGCGTACGAGACGCAAAGTCACGCCGAACGATCTGTCAGTCGTTCTTGGTCTTGATGACCTTGCGGCCACGATAGTAGCCGTTCGGGCTCACGTGGTGACGCAGGTGGGTTTCGCCCGTGGTCGGTTCCACTGCCAGCGCTGCCGTGGTCAGGTGGTCGTGCGAGCGATGCATGCCGCGCTTGGAGGGCGACTTCTTGTTCTGTTGAACTGCCATGATGACTCCTTCGAGAATTTTTCAATGGTAACACACGCATCCCGCACGAGGCGTAGCCGGGCCCGGCCGGATGCTGATCCTGGTGCCTTCAAACGCTGCCAGATGCCGGCGAACCGGCTTCAGTGCTTCGTCTTCAGGCCGGCCAGCGCCGCAAAGGGCGAAGGCCGTTTTCTTCTTCCGGCAGAACCTCTGGTTCAGGTTCCGCCTGTCCGTCCACCCCGGTCACGAGACTTTCGTGCACCGTGGGGCAAACGTCATGCTTGGGCGCCACCGGCAAAGCCAGCAGCACTTCATCTTCAATCAGCGTCAGCAGGTCGAAACGCTTGGAGCCGACGATCACATCGAGTTCATCGTCGTCCATGGGCGCCGCATCGGCATCCGCCTCGCTGGCGACTACCTCGAAACACATGTCCGTGGCGATCGGCTGCTCGTAGACCCGCAGGCAGCGCTGGCAATCGAGCCAGACCCGGCCATTCACCGCGAGGTCGATGAACAGGCGCTCCACCGCGGGCTTGCCGGGCTCGCCCGCCTCTTCCTCGACAAAGCCGGAGAGCGCGTAGCTGAACACCTCGTCCGGTGCCGATGCTGGCGCTTGCGCCGCAGTCTCGGCTATGATGCGCGGCAAATCGCGTGCAGCAACTTCGCCGGTGGCGGCGTCGCCAGCGCGGCAAAACGCGAAGAGATCGAGCGCGCGCAGGTCAATCGGCTGGGTCATGTCTTATCGTGCCGTCATGCCGGGAGGCCTCCCGGAGGATCGCGGTTTCGACGTGTTTTCTACGCATTTTCTACGCATTTTCTACGTATACATGCGCGTACATGTATCAGCGCCGTCGAAACGTGACCCGGAAGCTACACAACACCGAAAAAAACACGGTATTGCGCCGGACTTGCTTGGCTAAACGCGAGATTATACGTCGATTCTGCTGCTGCGGTCAAAATTTTGGAAGACGCCCATTCGCCGCTTTCCCTTTTCGCTCAATTACTTATGTCGCAAACTTCCCGCCCCACCCTGATCCTGGGTTCCAGCTCACGTTATCGCCGCGAATTGCTGGAGCGCCTGCGCATTCCTTTCGAGGTGGCGACTCCCGACATCGACGAAACCCCGCAGCCCGGCGAAAGCCCCGAAGCCACCGCACTCCGGCTCTCCCACGCCAAGGCACTGGCCATTGCCGAGCGGCATCCTGGCACCCTGGTCATCGGCTCCGACCAGGTCGCCACGCTGGACGGCAAGCAGATTGGCAAGCCCGGTTCCCACGAGAAGGCCTTGGCGCAATTGCAGTGGATGCGCGGGCGCACCGTCACTTTTCACTCAGCGCTGTGCCTGCTTGACAGTCGTAGCGGCGAGGCCCAGCTGGCGGATATCCAGACGCGCGCGACTTTCCGCGACCTTCCCGACCAGGAGCTGGATGCCTACCTGCGCATCGAGCGCCCTTATGATGTCGCGGGCAGCGCCAAATCCGAAGGACTGGGCATCGCCCTGCTCTCGCATATGGAGTCCGACGATCCTACCGCGCTGGTGGGCCTGCCCCTGATCGCGCTGACCAATATGCTGCGCCAGGCCGGCTACCCCTTCTTCCAGGACTGAGGGCTTCGCCCACCCTGCGCCTAAGCCACACAAGACAAATGAGAACCCAAGCATGAGCGGCACCCTGTACCTGATCCCCAACACCCTGGGCAAACGCGACGAGTTCGACCCGCTGGCGGATGTCATTCCGGCGGGCGTGCAGCAAATCACTGCCAGCCTGGACTACCTGGTGGCGGAGAACGCCAAGACGGCACGCGCCTTCCTGAAGAAACTCAGCGAAACCTCCCCCTGGCCAAACCGATCCAGCAGATCGAGATCCGCGAGCTCAACGTCAATACGCGGGAAGGCGAACTGGCCGCGCTGCTGGCGCCGATCCGCGAAGGGCGCGACGGCGGCCTGCTGTCGGAGGCCGGCGTGCCGGCGGTGGCCGATCCCGGTGCCAACCTGGTGCGCCTGGCTCACACCAAGGGCGTGCGCGTGCGCCCCTGGTGGGCCCGAGCTCGATCCTGCTGGCCGTGATGGCGTCGGGCCTCAACGGCCAGAGCTTTGCCTTCAACGGCTACCTGCCGGTGGACGCCGGCGAGCGCGCCAAGCGCCTGCGCGAGCTGGAGCAGCTATCGCGCAAGGCACGCCAGACCCAGGTCTGGATCGAGACGCCTTACCGCAATGGCCCGTTGCTGGAGGCCATGCGCCAGCATTGCGCAGGCACCACCCTGCTGTCGATCGCAGTAGACCTGACCTTGCCAAGCGAGACCATCGTCACGCTGCCCATCTCCGATTGGCGCCCGGAGCGGCTGGCGCTGAACAAGCGCCCGGCCATCTTTTCACTGCTGGCAGTCTGAGCTGCCAGCCGGCAGACGAAAAAAACAAACAAAAAAATGGGGCGTTTCCGCCCCATTTTTTTGCCCCGCGCCGGCTTGCTTGCCTAGTGCATGGCCTGCACGCGCGTGCCGAACAACATGGTCTTCATCGCCGCCGTGCCCATCGCCGCGCCGAAACGCTTGGCCACTCGCTCCGCGATATTCTCCTTGACGGTGTAGTCGACAA from Cupriavidus sp. D39 includes the following:
- the fabD gene encoding ACP S-malonyltransferase, producing the protein MKFSFVFPGQGSQAVGMLNAFADNAVVRATLDEASAALGQDLGRLITEGPAEDLSLTTNTQPVMLTAAVAIYRAWLDAGGPAPAVVAGHSLGEYSALVAAGVIPFADAVPLVRFRAQAMQEAVPVGEGGMAAILGLSDDDVRAACAEASATGAGVVEAVNFNAPSQVVIAGNKAAVEKACELAKARGAKRALPLPVSAPFHSSLLKPASDRLRERMAGMAFAAPSIPLVNNVDVAIVNDPQAIKDALVRQAAAPVRWVECVQKIAAQGVTHVIECGPGKVLAGMTKRIDGNLVGGAIFDPASLQETLALLK
- a CDS encoding beta-ketoacyl-ACP synthase III; protein product: MTSYAKIIGTGSYLPPRRVTNHDLAAQLAEKGIETSDEWIFSRSGISARHWAEPDVTSSDLAVKAAERALEAAGIDRQSIDLIIVATSTPDFVFPSAACLVQQKLGITNHCAAFDLQAVCSGFVYALATAEKFIRSGSHRNALVIGSEVFSRILDFNDRTTCVLFGDGAGAVVLSASEEPGILSSAMHSDGSHVDILCVPGNVSGGNITGNPFLHMDGQAVFKLAVTVLDKVAREALAGAQFPADKVDWLIPHQANIRIMQSTARKLGLPAERMVATVHEHGNTSAASIPLALDVAVRDGRIGAGHHVLMEGVGGGFTWGAVLLRM
- the plsX gene encoding phosphate acyltransferase PlsX, encoding MTIKLAIDCMGGDHGVSVTVPAAISFLSSHSDAEVVLVGLRDSIEPQLKKLHALDHPRVRIVTASEVITMDDPVEVALRRKKDSSMRVAVTQVKEGLAGACISAGNTGALMAVSRYVLKTLEGIERPAIATTIPNEQGWGTTVLDLGANADCEPEHLLQFARMAEAMVAVVDHKERPSVGLLNIGEEVIKGNDVVKRAGELLRASELNFYGNVEGNDIFKGTTDIVVCDGFVGNVALKSSEGLAKMIANMIKEEFTRSWFTKLLAVLALPVLKRLSRRLDPARYNGASLLGLRGLVIKSHGSADAHAFEWAIKRGYDAARNGVIERTIQAFANKSGNSTPATGPQSGAQDSSPSPHAA
- the rpmF gene encoding 50S ribosomal protein L32; the protein is MAVQQNKKSPSKRGMHRSHDHLTTAALAVEPTTGETHLRHHVSPNGYYRGRKVIKTKND
- a CDS encoding Maf-like protein, which codes for MSQTSRPTLILGSSSRYRRELLERLRIPFEVATPDIDETPQPGESPEATALRLSHAKALAIAERHPGTLVIGSDQVATLDGKQIGKPGSHEKALAQLQWMRGRTVTFHSALCLLDSRSGEAQLADIQTRATFRDLPDQELDAYLRIERPYDVAGSAKSEGLGIALLSHMESDDPTALVGLPLIALTNMLRQAGYPFFQD